One region of Rhodocaloribacter litoris genomic DNA includes:
- a CDS encoding sensor histidine kinase translates to MLAGLNLRISTRLTLWYGVTMLILLSLFAFFCYLYFHNSLHRDFDRHLDHEKRELLPFLRLDGELPAFAALDELRSVAYETDGIYGTYVRLLDPAGEVLYQSPNFEGHSPLPVQLPARREADPLSRVWAGRPARSCYTPLFGDDGRLKGWLEVTGFEWSLHQELYRLRLAMLIGIVLSVLLAIGGGYLLARRALRPVAALTEAANEIRATDLSARLPTSFGVRDELTDLAETFNQMIERLQASFDRERRFTDNAAHELLTPLTTTHNSIEITLRRSREPAAYEETLRRLLLDVEEMTETVQGLLQLARIDRLQELPREPVVLSDVVREHVRRFTARAEGAGLCLYQRITPGLTVRAEKHRLGEVVDNLLDNAIKYTPAGGEITVTLDARDEEVLLAVEDTGIGFEAGQEPHLFDRFYRADIPEVQARHGSGLGLSIVRAIVTLYGGTVTAWSAGPGRGSRFEVRLPRHLDAASRGRRASAAG, encoded by the coding sequence ATGCTTGCCGGGCTGAACCTGCGTATCTCCACCCGCCTGACGCTGTGGTACGGGGTGACGATGCTCATCCTGCTGAGCCTCTTTGCGTTTTTCTGTTACCTCTACTTCCACAACTCGCTGCACCGCGACTTCGACCGTCACCTCGACCACGAGAAGCGTGAGCTGTTGCCGTTCCTCCGGCTCGACGGGGAGCTTCCGGCTTTTGCCGCGCTGGACGAGCTTCGTTCGGTGGCCTACGAGACCGACGGGATCTACGGGACCTACGTGCGCCTCCTGGATCCGGCGGGGGAAGTGCTCTACCAGAGCCCAAATTTCGAGGGGCACAGCCCCCTGCCGGTGCAACTTCCGGCACGCCGGGAGGCGGATCCGTTGAGCCGGGTGTGGGCCGGCCGGCCGGCCCGGTCCTGTTATACGCCGCTCTTCGGAGACGACGGTCGGCTGAAAGGGTGGCTGGAGGTGACCGGGTTCGAATGGTCGTTGCACCAGGAGCTCTATCGCCTGCGTCTGGCCATGCTCATCGGGATTGTGCTGAGCGTGCTGCTGGCCATCGGAGGCGGTTACCTCCTCGCACGGCGTGCCCTCCGGCCGGTGGCCGCCCTGACCGAGGCCGCCAACGAGATCCGGGCCACGGACCTGAGTGCCCGTCTCCCCACCAGCTTTGGGGTGCGGGATGAGCTGACCGACCTGGCCGAGACGTTCAACCAGATGATCGAACGCCTGCAGGCCTCCTTCGATCGGGAGCGACGCTTCACCGATAACGCCGCACACGAACTGCTGACGCCCCTGACCACGACCCACAACAGCATTGAAATCACGCTTCGAAGGTCACGGGAGCCTGCTGCCTACGAGGAGACGCTCCGCCGCCTGCTGCTCGATGTGGAAGAGATGACCGAGACAGTGCAGGGACTGCTGCAACTGGCGCGTATCGACCGGCTACAAGAGCTGCCCCGCGAACCCGTTGTGTTGAGTGACGTGGTCCGGGAGCACGTGCGCCGCTTTACTGCCCGCGCCGAAGGGGCCGGCCTGTGCCTGTACCAGCGGATCACCCCGGGCCTCACGGTGCGGGCAGAGAAGCACCGGCTGGGAGAAGTGGTAGACAACCTGCTCGACAATGCGATCAAATACACGCCGGCCGGTGGGGAAATAACCGTGACGCTGGACGCCCGGGACGAGGAGGTGCTCCTGGCGGTGGAAGATACCGGCATCGGCTTCGAGGCCGGGCAGGAGCCGCACCTGTTCGACCGGTTCTACCGGGCTGATATTCCGGAGGTGCAGGCCCGACATGGCAGCGGGCTGGGCCTGTCGATCGTCCGGGCCATCGTGACGCTCTACGGGGGGACGGTGACGGCCTGGAGTGCCGGGCCGGGGCGGGGGAGCCGCTTCGAGGTGCGCCTGCCTCGCCATCTCGACGCCGCGTCACGGGGCCGAAGAGCCTCCGCGGCCGGATAG
- a CDS encoding C25 family cysteine peptidase, with the protein MILPPAPDAPAAGARRFPRPAAHREPARTAHRAVLRGLWYAGLWLLAAAAGPAARAQTDAFDPAWYHPDRPYLKVGVVEDGVYRLTGQDLAAAGLSLAGIDPATFRLFENGREVPLHYEGTAGTMQPGDFLAFVGRRNRGDDEAWAYNYEDTFQSSTFFSLYTDTTYYWLTWNGPPGLRYATPGATGGLARTTARDTLHLEEDALYFFGDPFATGNPLYTRGEGYYWDRFAHTSGNPITRTYDAILTAPAPGTPDTLRVRVQLNAETSTPHRVILSLRLREGSTTTFVPVDTASWSGTAFATLTASVPQDRLPADGNLAVRLTSTNDFDNTPVNRVLLDWIEVVYTRSLTASANRLSFAVPEGGTYRFTLSGFSDGPVWVFAPAHGAAFARTAAGGSVTVEDAPPGAARYWAVGATGFRTPARLHPDTPSDWANPASEADYVIVTTPVLWASAEALAAYRSGPEGGNHTVVIVDVQDVFDQFDYGRPTPLALRRFVRTTQAWATPPRFLVLWGDALYPNRTRPRPGWEVPSFGHAASDGWFAMQQDGLDDYTERLAVGRLPLRDNDTGFLFVEKLAHYESRPLAAWQKRALFLVGGTSALEQSTLQSFALEWSRTVHHTPAALDTLHFFKNASEPLDPTFRDSLQVAFRNGASWVTYFGHSAAQTWEIVTAPPRTFDNADRLPVVLSLGCFTGDFATGTGAGSDLLSFSEQLVLETRNGSIAHWGASSSGTILASAQLSDEIHRSVFVDTLRTLGLALQEAKRRYSLTRRDPLAVKHVLQYGLIGDPATRLSLPTRPDFTLTPAALLVTPEAPIPADSALTVTVRARNYGLLPADSVDLELLHTAPGGATTRHVQRLPPFGLEHVAAFTIPLDADSPGEHRLRATLDPPDAYAEEDETNNVAERTQVVFSTGLSLVEPGAFGLVPTPSPTLRVSLADPMPQPVLFQLDVAPTFDTPALRVHRTPPARLAATWQPDGLTDGTTYYWRARIDQPDQAENWKTGILTVDTALGQTGWLQQGPLFRENTQSPFLEHTGTAWRFKTYAMEVSAASSRDGGPEVYNGQFVVNSELYERNQLGFGLLVLDGGTGAVRGHGSMPTYPNNFEDPAAAFAELQAVAALARPGDYVLARTRHKGNRDGVTVIPDSVKAVFRALGSTAIDTLTYRHLWIMISRVDDPAFTLEWVAPPDDGRHEIMQAVELTFRFGEGTTLSPPIGPAQAWHTLGWAADTGTSGTVRVAVLSADGAEVLIDDRMIPGTVDLSALDARRHPFIRLRATLADTTARTTPQLTRWYVGYDAVPELALDPATLTLSADTLLEGAPLEIGVTARNLSATPAETALLDYLVIDPANETTRVHTDTLRNLVEAASSTFTLPTRGRVGTHRLQLVLRQPERPEQAVFNNLLRTPFVVRRDATPPSFDVLIDGIAYPHDPDPVVNLQDPALPFVPARPTIEITVRDDNPFIPLQGDTTVVTVTLDDRRIPFDRLAGKRNDNELRLRFQPDFSGSDSTHTLVVHVRDGSGNEAEGSPYQVHFRTATDLRIEPVYPYPNPMNNFTVFAFRLIGPDAARIEDFRLRLYTITGRLLREFDLIENPALLEGGSLRIGWNKVRWDGTDADGDPVATGVYLYRVFARTRDGGDLLNEAARVEKVVVIR; encoded by the coding sequence ATGATCCTGCCTCCCGCACCGGATGCTCCCGCGGCGGGCGCCCGCCGCTTCCCCCGGCCCGCAGCCCATCGGGAACCCGCCCGCACCGCACACCGTGCGGTGCTACGCGGCCTGTGGTATGCGGGGCTCTGGTTGCTGGCGGCAGCCGCCGGCCCGGCCGCCCGGGCGCAGACCGACGCCTTCGACCCCGCCTGGTACCATCCCGACCGGCCCTACCTCAAGGTCGGTGTCGTGGAAGACGGGGTCTACCGGTTGACGGGACAGGACCTCGCAGCGGCAGGCCTTTCCCTGGCCGGCATCGACCCGGCGACGTTTCGGCTCTTTGAGAACGGCCGGGAGGTGCCGCTCCACTACGAAGGCACCGCCGGAACCATGCAGCCCGGCGACTTCCTGGCCTTCGTGGGCCGCCGCAACCGGGGCGACGACGAGGCATGGGCCTACAACTACGAGGACACGTTCCAGAGCAGCACCTTCTTCAGCCTCTACACGGACACGACCTACTACTGGCTGACCTGGAACGGACCGCCCGGCCTGCGCTACGCCACACCCGGGGCGACGGGCGGGCTCGCACGCACCACCGCCCGGGACACCCTGCACCTCGAAGAAGACGCGCTCTACTTCTTCGGCGACCCCTTTGCCACGGGCAACCCGCTCTACACCCGCGGCGAGGGCTACTACTGGGATCGGTTCGCGCACACCTCGGGCAACCCGATCACCCGCACGTACGACGCCATCCTGACCGCCCCCGCCCCCGGCACCCCCGACACCCTCCGGGTGCGCGTGCAACTCAACGCCGAGACCAGCACACCGCACCGCGTGATCCTCAGCCTGCGCCTGCGTGAGGGCTCGACGACCACGTTCGTCCCCGTCGACACGGCCTCCTGGAGCGGAACGGCCTTCGCCACGCTCACGGCGTCCGTCCCGCAGGACCGCCTCCCCGCCGACGGCAACCTCGCCGTCCGGCTCACCTCCACCAACGACTTCGACAACACCCCCGTCAACCGGGTGCTGCTGGACTGGATCGAGGTTGTCTACACCCGCTCGCTGACGGCTTCGGCGAACCGCCTGTCGTTTGCCGTGCCGGAAGGGGGGACTTACCGTTTCACGCTGTCGGGGTTCTCGGACGGGCCCGTATGGGTGTTCGCCCCCGCGCACGGTGCCGCCTTCGCACGCACGGCGGCCGGGGGGAGCGTCACGGTGGAGGATGCCCCGCCGGGGGCGGCCCGCTACTGGGCCGTGGGAGCGACGGGCTTCCGAACCCCGGCCCGGCTGCACCCGGACACGCCCAGCGACTGGGCCAACCCCGCCAGCGAAGCCGACTACGTGATCGTCACGACCCCGGTCCTGTGGGCCTCGGCGGAAGCCCTGGCCGCCTACCGCAGCGGGCCGGAGGGCGGCAACCACACCGTCGTGATCGTCGATGTGCAGGACGTCTTCGACCAGTTCGACTACGGCCGGCCGACTCCCCTGGCCCTGCGCCGTTTCGTCCGCACCACACAGGCGTGGGCCACGCCCCCCCGCTTCCTCGTCCTCTGGGGGGACGCCCTTTACCCGAACCGCACCCGCCCCCGACCGGGCTGGGAAGTGCCCTCCTTCGGCCACGCCGCCTCGGACGGCTGGTTCGCCATGCAGCAGGACGGCCTCGACGACTACACCGAACGGCTGGCCGTCGGCCGCCTGCCCCTGCGCGACAACGACACCGGCTTCCTGTTCGTCGAAAAGCTCGCCCACTACGAGAGCCGGCCCCTGGCGGCCTGGCAAAAACGGGCCCTGTTCCTCGTCGGCGGCACCAGCGCCCTCGAACAGAGCACCCTCCAGAGTTTCGCCCTCGAATGGAGCCGGACGGTCCACCACACCCCCGCCGCCCTGGACACGCTCCACTTCTTCAAGAACGCAAGCGAGCCGCTCGACCCCACGTTCCGGGACTCGCTCCAGGTGGCCTTCCGCAACGGCGCCTCCTGGGTGACGTACTTCGGTCACTCGGCGGCGCAGACCTGGGAGATCGTCACCGCCCCGCCCCGCACCTTCGACAATGCCGACCGCCTCCCGGTGGTCCTCTCGCTCGGATGCTTCACCGGTGACTTCGCCACCGGCACCGGTGCCGGTAGCGACCTGCTCAGCTTCAGCGAGCAACTCGTCCTCGAGACGCGCAACGGCAGCATCGCCCACTGGGGCGCCTCCTCCAGCGGCACCATCCTGGCCTCGGCCCAGCTCAGCGACGAGATCCACCGCAGCGTCTTCGTGGACACGCTCCGCACGCTCGGCCTCGCCCTCCAGGAAGCCAAGCGCCGGTACAGCCTCACCCGCCGGGACCCGCTCGCCGTCAAGCATGTGCTGCAGTACGGCCTCATCGGCGACCCGGCCACGCGCCTGTCCCTGCCCACCCGCCCCGACTTCACCCTCACCCCGGCCGCCCTGCTCGTCACGCCCGAGGCTCCCATCCCGGCCGACTCGGCGCTGACCGTCACCGTCCGTGCCCGCAACTACGGCCTCCTCCCGGCCGACAGCGTGGACCTCGAACTGCTGCACACCGCGCCCGGCGGCGCCACGACCCGGCACGTGCAGCGGCTGCCCCCCTTCGGCCTCGAACACGTCGCCGCCTTCACGATCCCCCTCGATGCCGACAGCCCCGGCGAGCACCGCCTCCGCGCGACGCTGGACCCGCCGGACGCCTACGCCGAGGAAGACGAAACCAACAACGTCGCCGAACGCACCCAGGTGGTGTTCTCGACCGGCCTCTCGCTCGTCGAGCCGGGTGCCTTCGGGCTGGTGCCCACCCCCTCCCCGACGCTGCGCGTGAGCCTGGCCGACCCGATGCCGCAACCCGTCCTCTTCCAGCTCGACGTCGCCCCCACGTTCGACACGCCCGCCCTGCGCGTACATCGTACCCCGCCGGCCCGCCTGGCGGCCACCTGGCAGCCGGACGGCCTCACCGACGGCACCACCTATTACTGGCGAGCCCGCATCGACCAGCCCGATCAGGCCGAAAACTGGAAGACGGGGATCCTCACCGTGGACACCGCGCTGGGCCAGACGGGATGGCTCCAGCAAGGCCCCCTCTTCCGGGAAAACACCCAGAGCCCCTTCCTCGAACACACCGGCACGGCCTGGCGGTTCAAAACCTACGCGATGGAGGTCAGCGCCGCCAGCTCCCGGGACGGCGGCCCCGAGGTGTACAACGGGCAGTTCGTGGTCAACAGCGAGCTCTACGAACGCAACCAGCTGGGCTTCGGCCTGCTCGTGCTCGACGGGGGCACCGGCGCCGTCCGGGGCCACGGCTCGATGCCCACCTATCCGAACAACTTCGAGGACCCGGCCGCCGCCTTCGCCGAGCTCCAGGCCGTGGCCGCCCTGGCCCGGCCGGGGGACTACGTGCTCGCCCGCACCCGACACAAGGGCAACCGGGACGGCGTCACCGTCATCCCGGACAGCGTCAAAGCCGTCTTCCGGGCCCTGGGCAGCACGGCCATCGACACACTCACGTACCGGCACCTCTGGATCATGATCTCCCGGGTCGATGATCCGGCCTTCACGCTCGAATGGGTGGCCCCGCCGGACGACGGCCGGCACGAGATCATGCAGGCCGTCGAGCTCACGTTCCGGTTCGGCGAGGGTACGACCCTCTCCCCGCCCATCGGCCCGGCCCAGGCATGGCACACGCTCGGCTGGGCGGCCGACACCGGAACGAGCGGTACGGTCCGCGTGGCCGTGCTCTCGGCCGACGGCGCCGAGGTGTTGATCGACGACCGGATGATCCCCGGTACGGTGGACCTTTCGGCCCTCGATGCCCGCCGCCATCCCTTCATCCGCCTGCGCGCCACGCTGGCCGACACCACCGCCCGGACCACCCCCCAGCTCACCCGCTGGTACGTCGGCTACGACGCCGTGCCCGAGCTCGCCCTCGACCCGGCCACGCTCACCCTCTCGGCCGACACCCTGCTCGAAGGCGCCCCCCTGGAGATCGGCGTGACGGCCCGCAACCTGAGCGCAACCCCCGCCGAAACGGCCCTGCTCGACTACCTCGTCATCGACCCTGCCAACGAGACCACCCGCGTCCATACCGACACCCTGCGCAACCTGGTCGAGGCCGCCTCCTCCACCTTCACCCTGCCGACACGCGGCCGGGTCGGAACCCACCGGCTCCAGCTCGTACTCCGGCAGCCCGAACGCCCCGAACAGGCCGTCTTCAACAACCTCCTGCGCACCCCCTTCGTCGTCCGCCGGGACGCCACCCCCCCCTCGTTCGACGTGCTCATCGACGGCATCGCCTACCCCCACGATCCCGACCCCGTCGTCAACCTGCAGGATCCGGCCCTCCCGTTCGTGCCCGCCCGCCCGACCATCGAGATCACCGTCCGCGACGACAACCCGTTCATCCCCCTTCAGGGCGACACCACCGTCGTCACCGTGACGCTCGACGACCGCCGCATCCCGTTCGACCGGCTCGCCGGCAAACGCAACGACAACGAGCTGCGCCTGCGTTTCCAGCCCGACTTCAGCGGCAGCGACTCCACCCACACGCTCGTCGTCCACGTCCGCGACGGCTCGGGCAACGAGGCCGAAGGCAGCCCCTACCAGGTGCACTTCCGCACGGCGACCGACCTGCGCATCGAACCGGTATACCCGTACCCCAACCCGATGAACAACTTCACCGTCTTCGCTTTTCGCCTCATCGGGCCCGATGCCGCACGCATCGAAGACTTCCGCCTCCGCCTCTACACGATCACCGGCCGGCTCCTCCGCGAGTTCGACCTGATCGAGAACCCGGCCCTGCTCGAGGGCGGCAGCCTGCGCATCGGGTGGAACAAGGTGCGGTGGGACGGCACCGACGCCGACGGCGACCCCGTGGCGACCGGCGTCTACCTCTACCGCGTCTTCGCCCGCACCCGCGACGGCGGCGACCTGCTCAACGAAGCCGCCCGGGTCGAAAAGGTCGTCGTGATTCGTTGA
- a CDS encoding polysaccharide biosynthesis protein, with the protein MAFSSSRRLAGILAFLLADAALLYLAFVGALKLRLNDWYLFPLAPPWRTTLLLTLPVYLTALGLSGLYRVPLRAMHLDTFLKTAAGLFIGWAASLTLIYLVDPDQIPPRSVTAAHCMFAIIGVLGLRAVLRYVAERGHRPRPPHPAAPPPRIYETLLDRPSIEIDRTALSDYLAGRTVLVTGAGGSVGSELVRQLITLRPFRLVLVDVSEYNLFQLENALRGQPFEGDLLFRIADVRDEPMMRTLFASLRPDVVFHAAAYKHVPLMERHPVEAFRNNTLATLALVQLCETYRTEQFVFISTDKAVAPSSVLGATKRLAEWYVRTVRKPMTCKTVRFGNVLGSQGSVAPRFAEQIAAGGPVTVTHPDMDRYFMTAREAACLILQTLLLDEAPVFALQMGEPIRIVDLARRMIRQLNPNPGRPIDIVFTGIRPGEKLHEQLFADDEVPVPTPHPRIIGLRSPAPFSRPELDTYFAYLQHLAEENQTEVLRKALFQDSLQPVAHDEPLR; encoded by the coding sequence ATGGCCTTCTCGTCTTCCCGTCGCCTCGCCGGCATCCTGGCGTTCCTCCTGGCCGATGCGGCCCTGCTTTACCTGGCCTTCGTGGGCGCACTCAAGCTACGGCTGAACGACTGGTATCTTTTCCCCCTCGCCCCGCCGTGGCGGACCACGCTGCTGCTGACCCTGCCCGTCTACCTGACGGCCCTCGGGTTGAGCGGGCTGTACCGCGTCCCCCTGCGGGCGATGCACCTGGATACCTTTCTGAAGACCGCCGCGGGCCTGTTCATCGGCTGGGCGGCATCGCTGACGCTGATCTACCTCGTCGATCCGGACCAGATACCGCCGCGCAGCGTGACGGCCGCCCACTGCATGTTCGCCATCATCGGCGTGCTCGGCCTGCGGGCGGTGCTGCGCTACGTCGCCGAGCGCGGCCACCGCCCCCGCCCCCCCCACCCGGCCGCCCCGCCCCCCCGGATCTACGAGACCCTGCTGGACCGCCCGTCAATCGAGATCGACCGCACGGCGCTGAGCGACTACCTCGCCGGCCGCACCGTGCTCGTGACCGGGGCCGGCGGCTCGGTGGGCTCGGAACTGGTACGCCAGCTGATCACCCTGCGCCCCTTCCGGCTGGTTCTCGTCGACGTGAGCGAGTACAACCTCTTCCAGCTCGAGAACGCGCTGCGCGGGCAGCCTTTCGAGGGCGACCTGCTCTTCCGCATCGCCGACGTGCGGGACGAACCGATGATGCGCACCCTCTTCGCCTCGCTCCGCCCGGACGTCGTCTTCCATGCCGCCGCCTACAAGCACGTGCCCCTCATGGAACGCCATCCCGTCGAGGCCTTTCGCAACAACACCCTGGCCACGCTGGCCCTGGTGCAGCTGTGCGAGACCTACCGCACGGAACAGTTCGTCTTCATCTCGACCGACAAGGCCGTTGCCCCGTCCAGCGTGCTGGGGGCCACGAAACGCCTGGCCGAATGGTACGTGCGCACCGTCCGGAAGCCGATGACCTGCAAGACGGTGCGTTTCGGCAACGTGCTCGGCAGCCAGGGCAGCGTCGCCCCCCGCTTCGCCGAACAGATCGCCGCCGGGGGGCCGGTGACCGTCACCCACCCGGACATGGACCGCTACTTCATGACGGCCCGGGAGGCGGCCTGCCTGATCCTGCAAACCCTCCTGCTCGACGAGGCCCCCGTCTTTGCCCTGCAGATGGGCGAGCCGATCCGCATCGTCGACCTGGCCCGCCGCATGATCCGGCAGCTCAACCCGAACCCCGGCCGTCCCATCGACATCGTCTTCACGGGGATCCGCCCCGGCGAAAAGCTTCACGAGCAGCTCTTCGCCGACGACGAGGTCCCCGTCCCGACGCCGCACCCCCGCATCATCGGCCTGCGCAGCCCGGCCCCGTTCAGCCGCCCGGAACTCGACACCTACTTCGCCTATCTCCAGCACCTGGCCGAAGAGAACCAGACCGAGGTCCTGCGCAAGGCCCTCTTTCAGGATTCGCTGCAACCCGTCGCCCACGACGAGCCGCTTCGCTGA
- a CDS encoding glycosyltransferase family 4 protein, with protein sequence MHLAVFFQYYHNPDCPLGGRHYAFIREWAQRHTITLITTRLWQDRRLSHRFDWVPEGVVLHALDVPYDNTMEAGRRTLAFARYAAKAVVRGLSIPRPDVILGSSTPLTAAWAAATVARLRGIPWVFEVRDLWPDFPVQMGAIRSPRLRQRLYAMERRLYDAAAHVVTLSPDMAGHVRACGVPPGRVTTIHQGTDFDLLDAWTDEDLAALRRAHGLEGRRVVLYAGSFGRANDLPALLEAAARLAPRDDLRFVFTGHGYHADDVAAAARRHGHLLHLPPQPRHRMLGWFRLADLSVVSFLDRPVLAANAPAKLCDSLGAATPVIVTNPGWTKRLVEEHGCGWYAPPSDPAALARTIETALADPAALAEAGRRGRTVARNLFDRTALARQFETLLAHTVQTSPYRAPESPEHGP encoded by the coding sequence ATGCACCTCGCCGTCTTCTTCCAGTATTACCACAACCCGGACTGCCCGCTCGGCGGGCGGCACTACGCCTTCATCCGGGAATGGGCGCAGCGGCATACGATCACCCTCATCACCACACGCCTGTGGCAGGACCGGCGCCTCTCCCACCGGTTCGACTGGGTGCCGGAGGGCGTCGTGCTGCACGCGCTCGACGTGCCCTACGACAACACGATGGAGGCCGGGCGCCGCACCCTCGCCTTCGCCCGGTATGCGGCGAAGGCGGTGGTCCGGGGCCTCTCGATCCCGCGCCCCGACGTCATCCTGGGATCCTCGACCCCGCTGACGGCGGCCTGGGCGGCGGCTACCGTCGCCCGCCTGCGCGGCATCCCCTGGGTCTTCGAGGTACGCGACCTCTGGCCGGACTTTCCCGTGCAGATGGGGGCCATCCGCTCGCCCCGGCTGCGGCAACGCCTCTACGCGATGGAGCGCCGCCTGTACGACGCGGCGGCCCACGTCGTCACCCTCTCCCCGGACATGGCCGGGCACGTCCGCGCCTGCGGGGTGCCGCCCGGCCGGGTGACCACGATCCACCAGGGCACCGACTTCGACCTGCTCGACGCCTGGACGGACGAAGACCTTGCCGCGCTGCGTCGCGCGCACGGCCTCGAAGGACGACGCGTGGTCCTCTATGCCGGGTCCTTCGGGCGGGCCAACGACCTGCCGGCACTCCTGGAGGCCGCCGCCCGCCTCGCCCCCCGGGACGACCTGCGCTTCGTCTTCACCGGGCACGGCTATCACGCGGACGACGTGGCGGCCGCCGCCCGGCGCCACGGGCACCTGCTCCACCTGCCGCCCCAGCCCCGCCACCGCATGCTCGGCTGGTTTCGACTGGCCGACCTCTCCGTCGTATCTTTCCTGGACCGGCCCGTGCTCGCGGCCAACGCTCCGGCCAAGCTCTGCGACAGCCTGGGCGCCGCCACACCGGTCATCGTCACCAACCCGGGCTGGACGAAGCGCCTCGTCGAGGAACACGGGTGCGGGTGGTACGCCCCGCCCTCGGACCCCGCCGCGCTCGCCCGAACGATCGAGACGGCCCTGGCCGACCCCGCCGCCCTGGCCGAGGCGGGCCGCCGGGGCCGCACGGTCGCCCGCAACCTGTTCGACCGCACGGCGCTCGCCCGGCAGTTCGAAACCCTCCTCGCGCACACCGTCCAGACTTCCCCGTACCGCGCGCCGGAATCGCCCGAACACGGACCATGA
- a CDS encoding mannosylglycerate synthase domain-containing protein, with protein MSLVCFPFKVENPEVLIRNIYTAAAHPRVRQVLCVGVEKEATYRAVAAAAPEVHMKTGTRVELLLQDRIGNRRSGKGDGMNTALRYFLEACEDERIHFYDADITSFGADWITKAEEAADFGFSVVRHYFPRARTDAMITWMITRTGFALLWPHTGLSWIEQPLGGELLFTREVAEALVQDERVQAQSDWGIDTLYTFSCVQHGFRTYETYMPQGKAHKLYGKLTDLRTMLVECFAALQNLRGEAITKEALHRVEHPDVVPNGITEKLGFDLEGTLGLLGEHWTPRQEELLERFPRPVRQEMVKNRQYPRFAFMDETTWMDTYAVLLDHFVFGDDDWEELLFKLWIARVLHYATTVALRGYDYSQRYLHAMIHRYRLQAGLDGSWHRPRRTTRPGQAAPKTRSKKAGSGEKQPG; from the coding sequence ATGAGTCTGGTTTGCTTCCCCTTCAAAGTCGAAAACCCCGAGGTGCTCATCCGGAACATCTACACGGCCGCGGCCCATCCCCGCGTGCGGCAGGTGCTGTGCGTCGGCGTGGAGAAGGAGGCGACCTACCGGGCGGTCGCGGCGGCGGCCCCGGAGGTCCACATGAAGACCGGCACGCGCGTCGAGCTGCTTTTGCAGGACCGCATCGGCAACAGGCGTTCGGGCAAGGGCGACGGGATGAACACCGCCCTGCGCTACTTCCTCGAAGCGTGTGAGGACGAGCGCATCCATTTCTACGATGCCGACATCACCAGCTTCGGGGCGGACTGGATCACCAAGGCCGAAGAGGCAGCCGACTTCGGCTTCTCCGTGGTGCGCCACTACTTCCCCCGCGCCCGCACCGATGCCATGATCACGTGGATGATCACCCGCACCGGCTTTGCGCTGCTGTGGCCTCACACCGGGCTCTCCTGGATCGAACAGCCCCTCGGCGGCGAGTTGCTCTTCACGCGGGAAGTGGCCGAGGCCCTCGTACAGGACGAGCGCGTCCAGGCCCAGAGCGACTGGGGCATCGACACCCTCTACACCTTCTCGTGCGTCCAGCACGGCTTCCGGACCTACGAAACGTACATGCCGCAGGGCAAGGCACACAAGCTCTACGGCAAGCTGACCGACCTGCGCACGATGCTGGTGGAATGCTTTGCCGCCCTGCAAAACCTCCGGGGCGAGGCCATCACGAAAGAAGCCCTGCACCGGGTCGAACACCCCGACGTCGTCCCGAACGGCATCACCGAAAAGCTCGGCTTCGACCTGGAGGGCACGCTGGGCCTGCTCGGCGAACACTGGACGCCCCGCCAGGAGGAGCTCCTGGAACGCTTCCCCCGGCCCGTACGCCAGGAGATGGTGAAGAACCGGCAATACCCGCGCTTCGCCTTCATGGACGAGACAACCTGGATGGACACCTATGCGGTGCTGCTGGACCACTTCGTCTTCGGCGACGACGACTGGGAAGAGTTGCTCTTCAAGCTGTGGATCGCCCGGGTGCTGCACTACGCGACCACGGTGGCCCTGCGCGGCTACGACTATTCGCAGCGCTACCTGCATGCGATGATCCACCGCTACCGGCTGCAGGCCGGCCTGGACGGCTCCTGGCACCGGCCCCGCCGCACCACCCGGCCCGGACAGGCCGCCCCAAAGACCCGGAGCAAAAAAGCCGGCAGCGGGGAGAAACAGCCAGGATAG
- a CDS encoding acetyltransferase, with product MEPLVIVGAGGFGRETAALVEAINRHTPAWTLQGFVDDDPALAGQSRLGYPLLGDVDWLLRQEGLHYVLAVGNPQIRRRLARRLAGAPLSPARLVHPEASVHPSSSLGAGSIICRGVTVTVDARIGTHVLLNLHSTVGHDAILGDYTTVHPGVHVSGHARTGAAVELGTGCVLLPGVHVGDETRVGAGAVVVRDLPENITAVGVPARPISH from the coding sequence ATGGAACCTCTGGTCATTGTCGGAGCCGGCGGTTTCGGGCGCGAGACCGCCGCGCTCGTGGAAGCCATCAACCGGCACACACCAGCCTGGACCTTACAGGGGTTCGTGGACGACGACCCGGCGCTGGCCGGCCAGTCCCGCCTCGGCTACCCCCTCCTCGGCGACGTGGACTGGCTGCTCCGCCAGGAAGGCCTGCACTACGTGCTGGCCGTCGGCAACCCGCAGATCCGCCGCCGCCTCGCCCGACGACTGGCCGGAGCCCCCCTCTCGCCAGCCCGGCTGGTCCACCCGGAGGCTTCGGTGCATCCTTCCTCGTCCCTGGGAGCAGGCAGCATCATCTGCCGGGGCGTGACCGTGACGGTCGACGCACGCATCGGCACGCACGTCCTCCTCAACCTGCACAGCACCGTCGGGCATGATGCGATCCTGGGAGACTACACCACGGTCCACCCCGGCGTCCACGTTTCCGGGCATGCGCGGACGGGTGCGGCCGTCGAACTCGGCACGGGATGTGTCCTGTTGCCGGGTGTGCACGTCGGCGACGAGACGCGCGTTGGCGCCGGTGCCGTGGTCGTGCGCGACCTGCCGGAAAACATCACGGCCGTCGGCGTCCCGGCCCGTCCGATCTCCCATTGA